In Saccharicrinis fermentans DSM 9555 = JCM 21142, a genomic segment contains:
- a CDS encoding AMP-dependent synthetase/ligase translates to MESMISFFKKKVQQFPDNTLLWEKDSRIYQSTSYQEAYVMVQQLAVGLKEFGIVGEERLALLSEGRKLWLISELAVLSNRAVTVPLSIKLEPDNDLIFRLKHSESSYVLVSQNQLHKIRMVKKDLPALKKTIVFTPDIPLEDDEVDIQEIMDWGKRRMLDDTEAYERLIQNVLPQDIATITYTSGTTAQPKGIMLSQRNYTANVEQAFSYIHIPADYRTLVVLPWDHAFAHTAALYSFMDTGASIAAVQVGKTQMETLKNFTNNIQEIQPHVLMSVPAMAKNFKKNIEKGMDQKGKVIRSLFDFALKLSYWYNGTGNNRGAGLKRLAKPLVHIFDRILFSKIKIGFGGNLTFFIGGGALLDDDLQQFFYAIGIPMYQGYGLSEASPIISANTPRYHKLGSSGKVVNNLKIKICDDTGKSLGTGQLGEIVVKGENVMKGYWKNPEATKDTIKDGWLYTGDLGYLDHENFLYVKGRFKSLLIGSDGEKYSPEGIEEAIVDHCVLIDQIMLYNNQNAYTTAIVVPNMEKVSALRSRVGIQEIIKRIDAELNQFKVGGPYQNLFPQRWLPSTFAIASEPFSEQNKLINSTMKMVRDKVALFFQQEIDMCYSPEGKKIGNTMNVENMRKLLQE, encoded by the coding sequence ATGGAATCAATGATTAGTTTCTTCAAGAAAAAAGTGCAGCAATTTCCGGATAACACATTGTTGTGGGAAAAGGATAGCCGAATTTATCAATCTACCAGCTATCAAGAGGCATATGTTATGGTTCAGCAGTTGGCCGTGGGGTTAAAGGAATTTGGCATTGTTGGTGAAGAACGTCTTGCTTTGCTTTCTGAAGGAAGAAAACTATGGTTAATCAGTGAATTGGCCGTCTTGAGCAATAGGGCTGTCACGGTTCCTCTATCCATTAAGTTGGAGCCGGATAATGATTTAATATTTCGTTTAAAGCATTCGGAGAGTAGTTATGTGTTGGTGTCTCAGAATCAGCTGCATAAAATCAGGATGGTGAAAAAGGATCTTCCCGCACTCAAGAAGACTATTGTTTTTACCCCGGATATTCCCTTGGAGGATGACGAAGTGGATATACAGGAAATTATGGATTGGGGTAAGCGCAGGATGCTTGATGATACGGAGGCTTATGAGCGCCTGATCCAAAATGTACTTCCCCAGGATATAGCTACGATCACCTACACCTCGGGCACCACGGCACAGCCCAAGGGCATCATGCTCTCCCAAAGGAATTATACGGCCAATGTGGAGCAGGCCTTTAGCTATATCCATATACCAGCCGATTATCGTACGCTGGTTGTGTTACCCTGGGATCATGCCTTTGCGCATACTGCCGCACTTTATTCTTTTATGGATACGGGAGCCAGTATAGCTGCTGTTCAAGTGGGCAAAACACAGATGGAGACATTGAAAAATTTTACGAATAACATCCAGGAAATACAGCCACATGTATTAATGAGTGTTCCGGCTATGGCCAAGAACTTTAAAAAGAATATCGAGAAAGGAATGGATCAGAAGGGTAAGGTCATTCGTAGCTTGTTTGATTTTGCACTTAAGTTATCTTATTGGTATAATGGAACGGGTAACAATAGGGGTGCCGGATTAAAAAGACTGGCTAAACCCTTGGTGCATATCTTCGATAGAATATTATTTAGCAAGATAAAGATAGGCTTTGGGGGTAACCTGACTTTCTTTATTGGGGGTGGGGCTTTGCTGGATGATGACTTGCAGCAATTTTTCTATGCCATCGGGATACCCATGTACCAAGGGTATGGATTAAGTGAAGCCTCGCCTATTATTTCGGCCAATACCCCGCGGTATCATAAGCTAGGCTCTTCTGGAAAAGTAGTGAATAATTTGAAAATTAAAATATGTGATGATACGGGTAAATCGCTTGGGACTGGACAGCTTGGTGAGATTGTGGTTAAAGGTGAAAATGTAATGAAAGGATACTGGAAAAACCCGGAAGCTACCAAGGATACCATAAAGGATGGTTGGCTTTATACGGGCGATCTGGGCTATCTGGATCATGAGAATTTTTTGTATGTAAAAGGAAGATTTAAAAGTCTGTTGATTGGTTCGGATGGAGAAAAATATAGTCCTGAAGGTATTGAGGAAGCTATTGTTGATCATTGCGTGTTGATAGATCAAATCATGCTATATAATAATCAGAATGCTTACACCACAGCTATCGTAGTGCCCAATATGGAGAAAGTTAGTGCACTCAGGTCGCGTGTTGGTATTCAGGAAATAATTAAGCGGATAGATGCGGAACTGAATCAGTTTAAAGTCGGAGGACCGTATCAAAACCTTTTTCCTCAACGCTGGCTTCCTTCTACTTTTGCTATTGCCTCAGAACCATTCTCGGAACAGAATAAATTGATCAATAGCACCATGAAGATGGTAAGGGACAAGGTGGCTCTGTTTTTTCAGCAGGAAATAGATATGTGCTATTCTCCGGAAGGTAAAAAAATCGGAAATACCATGAATGTGGAGAATATGAGAAAACTTCTGCAGGAATAA
- a CDS encoding tetratricopeptide repeat protein, whose protein sequence is MKKHIALWGILLLCLGTFVKGENTYPSEKDSIECLKQFSIYSLNLKKKMYDYAVEPWNYMFTNCPQTSVKLYADGVKLYDHYYKTAKTEERKSEIVDTIMMIYDQRLQYFSSHPKYSEGWILGRKALDLMKYKRGQAQAMKDAYEWFTRSFELQGDKSEDAILFTWLKTSKSLLDHGDLNSQQFLNDFLTISSVLDIQLAKASAKVKPRILQIRQGCEDLLVKSGAGECAVIEPLLTDQLNADSENPENITRIITLLDKLECNKSAFYAGVVEKNYTLNPSHISAHHLAKMFVKKGDFTKAIEYYNKAIESCEGDEARSLYYYELAVLEFAHNKNYPSAVKFAQKSISLKGDWGKPYLLLGNIYAAGSKNYGNDEFEHATVYWVVIDHFSKAKQIDPECAPEAEEQIALYSKYIPDQESGFFHGLQEGDSYKLGDWINESTIVRFR, encoded by the coding sequence ATGAAAAAGCATATTGCATTATGGGGGATCCTCCTTCTTTGCCTTGGTACCTTTGTTAAAGGCGAAAATACTTATCCCAGTGAAAAAGATAGTATAGAATGTCTAAAACAATTCTCCATCTATTCTTTAAACCTGAAAAAAAAGATGTACGACTACGCAGTTGAACCATGGAATTACATGTTTACCAACTGTCCACAAACCAGTGTCAAATTATATGCCGATGGTGTTAAGCTTTACGACCATTATTATAAGACAGCAAAAACCGAAGAGAGAAAATCGGAAATCGTTGATACCATCATGATGATTTACGACCAACGCCTCCAATATTTTTCCAGCCACCCCAAATATTCCGAAGGATGGATCTTAGGGCGAAAAGCATTGGATTTAATGAAATACAAAAGAGGTCAAGCACAAGCCATGAAAGATGCCTACGAATGGTTTACAAGATCGTTCGAATTACAAGGGGACAAATCAGAAGATGCCATTCTCTTTACCTGGTTGAAAACATCCAAGAGTCTACTGGATCATGGCGACCTGAACAGTCAACAATTCTTAAACGATTTTTTAACTATCTCCAGTGTATTGGACATACAGTTGGCCAAAGCCAGTGCAAAAGTAAAACCTCGCATTCTGCAAATAAGACAAGGATGTGAGGACTTGTTGGTTAAAAGTGGAGCTGGAGAATGTGCCGTAATAGAACCCCTATTGACTGACCAGTTGAATGCGGACAGTGAAAATCCGGAAAACATCACAAGAATAATTACTCTACTAGATAAACTAGAGTGCAACAAATCAGCCTTTTATGCAGGTGTGGTCGAAAAAAACTACACTTTAAACCCTTCCCACATTTCAGCTCACCATTTGGCCAAGATGTTTGTTAAGAAAGGTGATTTTACCAAAGCCATCGAATATTACAACAAAGCCATCGAAAGCTGTGAGGGAGACGAGGCACGTTCGCTATATTACTACGAGCTGGCTGTACTGGAATTCGCTCACAATAAAAACTACCCCAGTGCCGTAAAATTCGCACAGAAATCCATTTCATTAAAAGGCGATTGGGGAAAACCCTATTTATTGCTGGGTAATATTTATGCGGCCGGCAGCAAGAATTATGGTAATGATGAATTTGAACATGCCACTGTATACTGGGTAGTTATAGACCACTTTTCAAAGGCTAAGCAAATTGATCCGGAATGTGCGCCAGAAGCCGAAGAGCAGATTGCCCTCTACTCAAAATATATTCCAGATCAAGAAAGTGGATTTTTCCATGGTTTACAAGAGGGAGATTCCTATAAACTAGGTGACTGGATCAACGAAAGCACTATAGTGAGGTTTAGGTAA
- the rbr gene encoding rubrerythrin codes for MESLKGTKTEQNLLKAFAGESQARMRYTYFSKQAKKEGLEQISAIFMETAEQEKEHAKRFFKFLEGGMVEITATYPAGVIGTTLDNLKAAAEGENEEWTELYPEFAKVAEEEGFKEVAVAFKMIAKVEAYHEERYRTLYDNLESGKVFEREDKVIWKCRNCGFLHESKKAPQKCPACQHDRAYFQIKDENY; via the coding sequence ATGGAAAGTTTAAAAGGAACAAAAACAGAACAGAACTTACTGAAGGCATTTGCCGGGGAGTCACAGGCAAGAATGAGGTATACTTATTTTTCTAAGCAAGCTAAAAAAGAGGGTCTAGAGCAAATTTCTGCTATTTTTATGGAAACGGCAGAACAAGAAAAAGAACATGCTAAACGTTTTTTTAAGTTTTTAGAAGGGGGTATGGTTGAAATAACTGCTACCTACCCAGCGGGTGTTATTGGAACAACGCTTGATAACTTAAAGGCAGCTGCTGAAGGCGAAAATGAAGAGTGGACTGAGTTATATCCTGAATTTGCGAAAGTGGCGGAAGAAGAAGGATTTAAAGAAGTGGCTGTTGCTTTTAAAATGATTGCCAAAGTAGAAGCTTATCATGAAGAGAGATATCGTACCTTATATGACAATCTGGAATCAGGTAAGGTGTTTGAAAGAGAGGATAAGGTAATTTGGAAGTGCCGTAATTGTGGTTTCCTTCATGAAAGTAAAAAAGCGCCACAAAAATGTCCGGCTTGTCAGCACGATCGTGCATATTTTCAAATAAAAGATGAAAATTATTAA
- a CDS encoding inorganic phosphate transporter encodes MENVYVILVVVLFVLAISDLVVGVSNDAVNFLNSALGSKAASFKVIMIIAAIGIFIGATFSSGMMEVARKGIFNPQYFYFSEIMIIFLAVMITDVLLLDLFNTFGMPTSTTVSIVFELLGGAIAISVIKVSKNPDIPISEYINTAKALAIISGILLSVVVAFSVGAVVQYFTRLVFSFNYDARLKYLGALWGGIAITAITYFILIKGAKGASFMNEVTKDWIKENTIEIIGVCFLGWTFILQLMRMIFKIDILKLTVLVGTFALAMAFAGNDLVNFVGVPLAGFESFKIFKASGVAADGLLMESLAGKVKTDTYLLVIAGLIMVVTLWTSKKARSVVKTSLDLSRQQEGEERFGSSYLSRTIVHGVVNMVNTLNKFIPANIKASMDKQFDSSFYEGQRKELGDEAPAFDMLRASVNLVVASVLISMATSYQLPLSTTYVTFMVAMGSSLTDGAWGRESAVYRVTGVLSVIGGWFLTAFSAFTVCFVITNIIYFGGIYAVFVLIAMSMVLIYRTQIISKKRSASNLATEDINLEEVEEKTLGKAIFNKCTKNVTAALKDISELYSSAITCFQAENRKELKSKLKEVNQINKSIKKLKDNIYKTVKKLQESEIDSSLHYVQVIDYLRESAHALTFVAQPFYEHLDNNHSPFTNEQFKDVSVLKGEVQVLISKVVKMINSGNYDNLDNVYVELLATMDNLKDLRKKQLRRIKKEKSSTYTSMLYLNFLHETQNLMLHLGNVLKAQRDFGKYNNN; translated from the coding sequence ATGGAAAATGTTTATGTGATTTTAGTAGTCGTTCTTTTTGTGCTGGCTATTTCAGATTTAGTGGTTGGTGTTAGTAACGATGCTGTAAATTTTCTTAACTCAGCTTTAGGTTCCAAAGCAGCTTCTTTTAAGGTAATTATGATAATTGCTGCGATAGGAATTTTTATTGGAGCCACCTTTTCTAGTGGTATGATGGAGGTAGCGCGAAAGGGGATTTTTAATCCGCAATACTTTTATTTCTCAGAAATCATGATCATCTTTTTGGCCGTCATGATTACGGATGTGTTACTGCTGGATTTGTTCAATACCTTTGGTATGCCGACCTCCACAACCGTTTCTATCGTGTTTGAACTACTGGGCGGAGCCATTGCGATTTCAGTGATTAAAGTGAGCAAGAATCCGGATATACCTATTAGCGAGTATATCAATACCGCCAAAGCTTTGGCTATTATATCAGGAATTTTATTGTCTGTGGTAGTGGCCTTTTCGGTGGGTGCAGTTGTACAGTATTTTACCCGATTGGTATTTTCCTTTAATTATGATGCGCGATTGAAGTATTTGGGTGCACTGTGGGGAGGTATAGCCATCACCGCTATTACTTACTTTATATTGATAAAAGGTGCCAAAGGTGCTTCTTTTATGAACGAAGTTACCAAGGACTGGATCAAAGAAAATACCATAGAAATTATTGGTGTTTGCTTTTTAGGATGGACTTTCATATTGCAGTTGATGCGTATGATCTTTAAAATAGATATCCTAAAACTTACCGTATTGGTAGGTACTTTTGCGCTGGCCATGGCCTTTGCAGGAAACGACTTGGTGAATTTTGTCGGGGTTCCACTGGCTGGTTTTGAATCTTTTAAGATATTTAAAGCCTCGGGTGTGGCTGCTGATGGATTGTTGATGGAGTCCTTGGCAGGTAAAGTGAAGACGGATACTTATCTTCTTGTAATTGCTGGTCTTATCATGGTGGTTACCTTATGGACATCTAAAAAAGCACGTAGTGTGGTCAAAACATCCCTCGATTTGTCTCGCCAACAGGAAGGTGAAGAAAGGTTCGGATCTTCTTATCTGTCACGTACAATCGTCCATGGTGTTGTTAATATGGTTAATACACTCAATAAGTTTATTCCAGCTAATATCAAAGCTAGTATGGATAAGCAGTTTGATTCATCATTTTATGAAGGACAAAGAAAAGAATTGGGTGATGAGGCACCTGCTTTTGATATGTTGAGAGCCTCTGTTAACCTGGTGGTGGCCAGTGTCCTGATTTCTATGGCTACTTCGTACCAATTGCCTCTGTCTACTACTTATGTTACTTTTATGGTGGCCATGGGTAGTTCATTGACCGATGGGGCTTGGGGACGTGAGAGTGCCGTATATCGTGTTACAGGTGTGTTATCCGTGATTGGTGGATGGTTCTTAACGGCCTTTTCAGCCTTTACTGTTTGTTTTGTTATTACCAATATTATTTATTTTGGTGGTATATATGCCGTATTTGTGCTTATCGCTATGTCTATGGTGTTAATATACAGAACGCAGATCATTAGTAAGAAAAGGTCTGCCAGTAATTTAGCTACCGAGGATATTAACCTGGAAGAGGTGGAAGAAAAAACTTTGGGTAAAGCCATATTCAACAAGTGCACCAAAAACGTTACTGCTGCTTTAAAAGATATATCAGAACTTTATTCTTCTGCTATCACTTGTTTTCAGGCCGAAAATCGTAAGGAGTTAAAATCTAAACTGAAAGAGGTAAATCAAATTAATAAGTCCATCAAAAAATTAAAGGATAATATTTATAAAACAGTCAAAAAACTACAGGAATCTGAGATTGATTCGAGTTTGCATTATGTGCAGGTGATTGACTACCTCAGGGAATCAGCTCATGCCTTAACTTTTGTAGCTCAGCCATTTTATGAACATTTGGATAATAACCACTCTCCTTTTACCAATGAGCAGTTTAAAGACGTGAGTGTGTTAAAAGGCGAAGTGCAGGTGCTGATTAGCAAGGTGGTGAAGATGATTAATAGTGGTAACTATGATAATCTGGATAACGTTTATGTAGAACTGTTGGCGACCATGGATAATCTAAAGGACTTGCGTAAGAAACAGTTGCGGAGAATTAAGAAAGAAAAGTCCAGCACTTATACCAGTATGCTTTATCTTAATTTTTTACATGAAACACAGAACTTAATGCTTCACTTGGGCAATGTATTAAAGGCGCAACGTGATTTTGGGAAATATAATAACAATTAA
- a CDS encoding LysE family translocator gives MLVKYLIDGIIIGFSASIPLGPIGVLCIQRTLNKGRLSGFISGMGAAFSDTIYAIAAGFSLSFIISFIEKQLLYIQIFGALLLIILGINIFNSNPAVQLRKQRKGKSNLFQDFFSTFLITISNPLAIFLFLAFFASFGAVKPGDNAISHFVLIGGVLCGASLWWFILSSLINLFRSKINLRRLWWLNKITGAAIVILVVIGFVIFMIESPLG, from the coding sequence ATGCTAGTAAAGTATTTAATCGATGGCATTATTATCGGATTTTCGGCATCCATTCCCCTTGGGCCTATCGGAGTGCTATGCATACAGCGCACGCTAAACAAAGGGCGCCTATCGGGCTTTATATCAGGAATGGGGGCTGCCTTTAGTGATACCATATACGCAATCGCAGCAGGCTTTAGTCTCTCGTTCATTATCAGTTTTATCGAAAAACAACTTCTTTATATTCAAATATTCGGAGCCTTGTTATTGATTATACTGGGCATCAACATTTTCAATAGTAACCCAGCGGTTCAGCTACGAAAACAACGAAAGGGGAAGTCGAACCTATTTCAAGATTTTTTCTCCACTTTTTTAATCACCATATCCAATCCTTTGGCTATTTTCTTATTCCTGGCCTTCTTTGCTAGCTTTGGCGCAGTAAAACCCGGGGATAATGCGATCAGTCATTTTGTTTTAATAGGAGGCGTATTATGTGGCGCTTCGCTATGGTGGTTTATTTTGTCATCACTCATCAACCTTTTTCGTTCCAAGATTAACCTACGCAGACTCTGGTGGCTCAACAAAATTACAGGTGCCGCCATCGTCATCCTGGTCGTTATAGGCTTCGTTATATTTATGATAGAAAGCCCATTGGGCTAA